A single genomic interval of Musa acuminata AAA Group cultivar baxijiao chromosome BXJ3-4, Cavendish_Baxijiao_AAA, whole genome shotgun sequence harbors:
- the LOC135636145 gene encoding probable alpha-amylase 2 translates to MSYNRKVVDETLRGKECSKNGAIQNGREILLQAFNWESHKHDWWHNLERKVGDIAKSGFTSAWLPPATNSLSKEGYLPQNLYCLDSSYGSHNGLISLLKKMHQHKVRAMADIVINHRVGTARGRGGAYNRYDGIPMPWDERAVTSCSGGLGSRSYGENFHGVPNIDHNQAFVRKDIIGWLKWLRKDIGFQDFRFDFAKGYDPKFVKEYVEESKPVFSMGEYWDSCNYVAPDSRLDYNQDSHRQRIINWIDKTGQVSAAFDFTTKGILQEAVKGQLWRLRDSQGKPPGVIGWWPSRAVTFIENHVTGSTQGHWPFPFDHIMEGYVYILTHPGIPTIFYDHFYDWDNSYHDQIMKLMNIRWHQDIHSRSKINILEARSDLYAAKIDDKICMKIGNGSWCPSGREWTLATSGNRYAVWHK, encoded by the exons ATGAGTTACAATCGCAAG GTGGTTGATGAGACACTTCGGGGAAAAGAATGTTCCAAGA ATGGAGCAATACAAAATGGAAGGGAGATCCTCCTTCAG GCTTTCAATTGGGAGTCACACAAACATGATTGGTGGCATAATTTAGAGAGGAAAGTTGGTGATATTGCTAAATCTGGTTTCACATCAGCTTGGCTGCCTCCAGCAACCAATTCATTATCTAAAGAAG GGTATTTGCCACAAAACTTGTATTGCCTTGACTCTTCATATGGTTCCCACAATGGATTAATAAGTTTACTTAAAAAAATGCATCAACACAAAGTCAGAGCAATGGCTGATATAGTTATTAACCATCGAGTTGGAACTGCCCGTGGACGTGGGGGAGCATACAACCGCTATGATGGAATTCCCATGCCCTGGGATGAACGTGCTGTCACATCATGCTCTGGTGGCCTG GGTTCGCGAAGCTATGGTGAAAACTTTCATGGAGTTCCCAACATTGATCATAACCAAGCTTTTGTACGAAAAGACATAATTGGTTGGTTAAAGTGGCTTCGCAAAGATATTGGTTTCCAGGATTTTCGTTTTGATTTTGCAAAAGG ATATGACCCAAAATTTGTAAAAGAATATGTTGAAGAGTCAAAACCTGTATTTTCTATGGGAGAATATTGGGATAGCTGTAATTATGTAGCCCCTGATTCTCGCTTGGACTATAATCAAG ACAGTCACAGACAAAGGATTATTAACTGGATTGACAAAACCGGACAGGTCTCTGCTGCATTTGATTTCACGACAAAGGGCATCCTACAG GAAGCAGTTAAGGGACAACTATGGCGATTGCGTGATTCTCAGGGGAAGCCACCCGGTGTGATTGGGTGGTGGCCTTCACGAGCAGTGACATTTATCGAGAACCATGTCACTGGGTCAACTCAG GGTCACTGGCCTTTCCCATTTGATCATATTATGGAG GGATATGTTTATATACTCACTCATCCAGGAATACCAACCATATTCTACGATCACTTCTATGATTGGGATAACTCTTACCACGATCAAATCATGAAATTG ATGAACATTCGTTGGCACCAAGATATTCATAGTCGTTCCAAGATCAATATTTTGGAGGCTCGCTCCGATCTCTATGCCGCAAAAATCGACGACAAAATTTGTATGAAGATTGGCAATGGGTCATGGTGTCCGAGTGGTCGGGAATGGACACTTGCTACAAGTGGAAATAGATATGCAGTGTGGCACAAATAA